The DNA window GGTATTAATAATACCCCGTGTACGTGTGGAGGATCAAGGCGAATATGTTTGCCGGGTGTACAATGACAGATTATCAATTGAGAATTCCGTGCGATTAACCATACAAGCAGCGCCTAATTTTACTATTCCATTGGTGGACAAACACATGGATAACAGGGCAGATCTAACCTGGACTTGTGAAGCATTTGGCATACCAGATGTTACTTATAGTTGGTTCAGAAATGGAGAACTTTTGGACATGTATACTTTGCCGCCTGAAGATAGGAACCGTTACACTATACAAGATAATGTACTAAATATAAAGCATTTGGATCCTGAAAAGGATCAAGCTATGTATCAGTGTCGTGCAAAAAATCAGTTGAAGACAACATATTCATCGGCACAACTTAGAATCCTATGTGAGTATTTacattcttttcaattatatcatGATAACGAGAATCACATAAGATGTAATGTTTCTTCAATGTTACAGCATTGAAACCTTCTTTCAAGAAGCGGCCTATGGAATCCGAAACATATGCGGCGGAAGGTGGTAATGTCACGATTGTATGTAAACCGGAAGCCGCGCCCAGGCCGAAATTCGTATGGAAGAAAGATGGAAATGTGATCGGATCAGGTGGTAGGCGAAGAATTCTGGAAACCGGAAATCTCATCATTAGCCCGGTATCACGAGATGACGAAGGAACATATGTGTGCACAGCAACGAATCAGTATGGCAGCGATGAAACTCGTGGACGATTAATTGTATTACGTAAGTTaatcattttatgttttagttatttttataaatttacaaatggtATTTTGCCCTGTAAAAAAggcatatatattaagtataactatatatatattaagttatatacggatatatattaaattaaactatcaaagcaattaacaaaattaaggatttatgcatatttcaaattgttcagcgattgattatttaaaattattcatataggTGGACCACAACTTATCGAAAGATTGCCACCACAAATAATTGTGacctataattttaatcagacATTGCGTTGCTTGGGCCACATAGACGAAATGTTGGATGTGGCGTATATTTGGACGCATAATGGTATACGTATCCGCGATAAAGACTTGCAAAATAATCCACGGTGGCACATTGAGGGTGAATATCTAGACATTATAAATGCCACGTTCGCTGAATCCGGCGAATACGAGTGTATCTTGAGAAGCGCTGTTGGTGAAATATCGAGCAAGACCAATCTGATCGTGCACGGACCACCCGGGCCGCCTGGTGGAGTGCAGGTTGTAAATATCGTGAAAACTTCAGCCACATTACGATGGACTGATGGCGCCTTGCACGGCAGACTGATAACTATGTACGCAATTAATGCGCGTACAAATTGGAATCGCACATGGTTTTCTCTCGTAGAAAGTAAGTTCtccaatttcaatattatataactctttataagaattattttgacaattaggatacttataattatctttttaatatgcttttaattttgaaaatactttCAAAAGCATCACGTTTACTTTACATTGCTTTactttactattatttatagatattacaGCTATCGAGATGGATAGATACAATGGCCGAAAAGAGGCGTTCCTTGAAAACGTTCTGAGTCCTTACACTATATATGAATTCCGTGTGCTAGCCTTCAATGAACTTGGTTATGGTCCACCATCATCTCCTTCACCTCAATATAGTACTCCGCCCGACAAACCTACAAAATCACCGTCAAATATTAGTGGCGGTGGAGGAAAGATTGGAGATCTTACAATTACATGGGATCCTCTTAGCCCATCCGAGCAAAATGGTCCTGGAATCTATTACAAGATATTCTGGCGTCGCAAAGGGCATGACACGGAATATCAGTCGTTATCTTTAAAGGATTATGGCAATGTCGGTAGCAGCGTCGTGTCGATCCAACCGAAGTATTATTACACGGAATACGAAGTGAAAGTACAATCGATTAACGCGATAGGCGAGGGTCCTATATCGGTAAACGTGACAGTGTACAGCGCGGAGGATATGCCGCAAGTCGCACCGCAACAAGTGTTTGCCATGAGTTATAACAGCACTAGCTTGAATGTCAGTTGGCAACCGATTGAACAAACTCGTGAACGAGTGCGAGGCAAATTGATTGGACATAGAATCAAGTACTGGAAGGAAAGCAACCGCGAAGAAGACgctacttattatttatcgcgaaCCACTCGTCCTTGGTCGTTAGTAGTTGGATTGCAACcagatacatattattatgtaaaggtaaaatataaaagaattttttataaaagttttctaGAGCATTTAgaacatatacaaaaaaatttactgaaaaatctatctaattaaagagaatcaatttgtattaaaaatatttctctttaataatatctctcaaattaatctttaatgattaaaaatatttatttatgcttgtgtatataatattattcatttaaaaaatatttgaagtgaaatttaaatttaaataaaaatcataaattttataaaggtgATGGCCTATAACTCCGCTGGGGAAGGTCCGGAAAGCGAACGATATTTGGAGCGAACTTACCGAAAAGCGCCACAACATCCGCCGTCTTCGGTGAACGTGTATGGTGTGAACCCATCGACGGTGAGGGTCGTTTGGCGTTATGTACAGCCGAGTTTCGAGGAGGAACCACTGATCGGATACAAAATACGTGTATGGGAGGTGGATCAAGATATGAGCACAGCGAACGATACAATAATACCAGGCGGTTCCAAACTGGAAGCCGATATCAAGAATCTTAGCCCAGGCAAGGCATATCACTTAAGAGTGCTTGCATTCAGTAACGGTGGCGACGGCCGTATGTCGAGTCCCACCCATACATTCCAAATGGGCGATGCCGCAGCCTTTAGAAGCAGCGCCGGGAATAAAATTCTGGATGCCGCTCTGGGGATAACTTTCTTACTACTCTTACGGGTTTATGACTATATATAGTGTAAAGTTAtccttaataattatgtaggccataataagatttaacggctgtaaattttatacagatttcttaaatgaacaaatattttaacaaaaattaaaaaaattttaaaatgagatttataataagatattatagatttcttcGTTCACACACACTCACAGATCGCTTAAGCAATTTCACATATCAGTAAACTAATTGTTGGCctaaaacttaatatatatttttatgtcattaaTGCGTTatgtaatgcaataataaacatagtcgtttttgttttttatgtttatcaaCGATAACTTAATGTTGCAGTACTTCCACAATTCTTTTTAAGaagtattacaataatatgccTCTACAAAGAGACTGAAATCGATCTGAATTTTTGATTCTGATATTTCGCAGAATAATATGTGTGCTAAGtttagcataatttttattctatatgatagaaaaaatattctatttgcttctttcttatatatatttttttggcatatatatcaacaatattttaaaattctcataaataatatattatttctttatcatattactaattattacatatacatgaagtatattaagtaaattgtgcaaacttttatatatgttttgtctatatatatatatatatatatatatatatatatatatatatatatcttttactcCCTCATTCTCGtaaagcaaatattataattttaaatgttacatttaCACTTTATTCAAACATTACAAGTTTTgtgtatctataaaattatattttacaatatatttccgagataaacaaaataatttgaagtAAATTTGAAGTATATACTTGTACattgaataatgtatatttaaaattaatttaaagatataagaattctttttatctttaaacttTTACAGATGAAATGAGAACTTTATGTAAAGATTAACACATTCATTGTTCTTTACAATGTACAATTGtactatatgtattataagttttgtttatttgccaaaaaaatgaaaagcacTTTGACGAAGAAAATGTTTCGTTATACTATGTAAACAATTTGATATATtctagatatacatatatgaatgtaaatatacaagatatctgataataatcgtcCTACCCGTAATATGAAAACGGAATAGGAAAAAACCTCTAGAAGAATCCTCTATCGTTTTGCGatcttttttgcaataattaatgagaaattaattcaaaaagatTTGCTAATTTACGCGAGTATTAGAGGCGAGAAAGATCGTTCCCATTGATATGGTTACGTTAAAACACGAAAATCCAGCGTTATGTACTGTCCGTACATAATCGTTATCATTTATAGAGCGCTCCAAAACTACGTCGCGCGCTTAATGATCGTAAATTTTTGTGTTGTCTCTTTTCACTGCGCGCTTATACTCACGCGAATTagtcaatcttttttaattaatttttcaataattatgaaaatcgcaaaatggtaaaggatttTTCTCCTTGATTTCATCTGCTCTACTTGCATGGATGaggcgattattatcagacacctTGTAGGtgtctaaaataaaagagaaaataaaaatcttgaataaattataataaattgcgctcatgcaagatatatatccaaaaagttacacattatatattaaaatactatgaTTTACGAGTAATGAGTATTAATAGCAATTAACAGATAATATGGATTATATAACATCATAATGTATAAAGCTGCGTAATTTTCCGTCCATGTATACAGAAGTAGATAACGAACACTCGgctaattttgataatattgcgAATATTTGTTAATCACTGAACTATTCTAATGCTCTGTGAATTATTCTAAtcataattagtttttaatttttttatgcattattgtaattatcag is part of the Cataglyphis hispanica isolate Lineage 1 chromosome 1, ULB_Chis1_1.0, whole genome shotgun sequence genome and encodes:
- the LOC126849654 gene encoding contactin: MMSYLLSGVAFSLILLLPAFAQNILYGEPAYKCPQHWMHFQESCYRFIKSPLRPREDARRNCQAFQSDLLTINTIEEHGFILYQLLWQDPQHRRWYTGAKLQSGLWINEADSTTLINMDNAFLPEPNDNIIGRDYLAYSYSNNLQRWGLEKVTGREELLYICEAPIATLHNLVDDDRTYQYGIDIDNPLQIPRGPYFIKQPISKVFDVSKRRINNDVTLSCLAGGYPTPTYEWFKEDYENDRLIATKIDPLSNSRYTVSGGTLIIYEPEQTEDRGSYHCKATNKFGTIISESVELSFGYILEFNLKRSEERGDNHWGKAVYCDPPQHFPGVKYYWARDYFPNFVEEDKRVFVSHDGALYFSTLETIDRGNYSCNVQSVASDTGRNGPFFPLRVNMHSSFQQLKFPNNFPKAFPEAPIAGEEVRLECIAFGYPVPSYNWTRRGSVLPRGAYATSYNRVLIIPRVRVEDQGEYVCRVYNDRLSIENSVRLTIQAAPNFTIPLVDKHMDNRADLTWTCEAFGIPDVTYSWFRNGELLDMYTLPPEDRNRYTIQDNVLNIKHLDPEKDQAMYQCRAKNQLKTTYSSAQLRILSLKPSFKKRPMESETYAAEGGNVTIVCKPEAAPRPKFVWKKDGNVIGSGGRRRILETGNLIISPVSRDDEGTYVCTATNQYGSDETRGRLIVLRGPQLIERLPPQIIVTYNFNQTLRCLGHIDEMLDVAYIWTHNGIRIRDKDLQNNPRWHIEGEYLDIINATFAESGEYECILRSAVGEISSKTNLIVHGPPGPPGGVQVVNIVKTSATLRWTDGALHGRLITMYAINARTNWNRTWFSLVENITAIEMDRYNGRKEAFLENVLSPYTIYEFRVLAFNELGYGPPSSPSPQYSTPPDKPTKSPSNISGGGGKIGDLTITWDPLSPSEQNGPGIYYKIFWRRKGHDTEYQSLSLKDYGNVGSSVVSIQPKYYYTEYEVKVQSINAIGEGPISVNVTVYSAEDMPQVAPQQVFAMSYNSTSLNVSWQPIEQTRERVRGKLIGHRIKYWKESNREEDATYYLSRTTRPWSLVVGLQPDTYYYVKVMAYNSAGEGPESERYLERTYRKAPQHPPSSVNVYGVNPSTVRVVWRYVQPSFEEEPLIGYKIRVWEVDQDMSTANDTIIPGGSKLEADIKNLSPGKAYHLRVLAFSNGGDGRMSSPTHTFQMGDAAAFRSSAGNKILDAALGITFLLLLRVYDYI